One Nocardioidaceae bacterium SCSIO 66511 genomic window carries:
- a CDS encoding TIGR01777 family oxidoreductase codes for MKYVIGGASGLTGTALCNELRSNGHDVVALVRRDPRGPDESRWDPYPGSVDHELIGSADVVVNLSGADPRRPWTPAYKRRILDSRVSATRTLARAVAAATTKPVFLSASGSTVYGAERGPEVLTETSRAGSGFLSSVAHQWEEEASAAADAGARVCLLRTTAILDRSGGLLQLMLPVFRLGLGAKFGDGSQYFSCLSLRDWVAAVIRLAEDDSMQGAYNLACPQTPTNAELTRELARRLHRPAVLRAPATPMRWVLGEQAVAVLGSSRVRPARLLDAGFEFRDPDIGSVLDAALG; via the coding sequence ATGAAGTATGTCATCGGCGGTGCCTCGGGTCTGACGGGCACGGCGCTCTGCAACGAGCTGCGGAGCAACGGACACGACGTGGTCGCCCTCGTCCGTCGCGATCCGCGAGGTCCGGACGAATCCCGTTGGGATCCTTACCCGGGCTCGGTCGACCACGAGCTGATCGGATCGGCCGACGTCGTCGTGAACCTCTCCGGCGCCGATCCGCGCCGTCCCTGGACACCCGCGTACAAGCGCCGGATCCTCGATTCCCGAGTATCCGCGACCCGTACGCTCGCGCGGGCCGTCGCAGCGGCCACGACGAAACCGGTGTTCCTGAGCGCATCGGGGTCGACGGTGTACGGCGCGGAGCGCGGACCCGAGGTGCTCACCGAGACCTCGCGGGCCGGCAGCGGGTTCCTCTCCTCGGTCGCCCACCAGTGGGAGGAGGAGGCGTCGGCCGCCGCCGATGCCGGCGCGCGGGTGTGCCTACTGCGTACGACGGCGATCCTCGATCGCTCCGGCGGCTTGTTGCAGCTGATGCTGCCGGTGTTCCGACTCGGCCTCGGCGCGAAGTTCGGTGACGGTTCGCAGTACTTCTCCTGTCTGTCGCTGCGCGACTGGGTGGCCGCAGTCATCCGGTTGGCCGAAGACGACTCCATGCAGGGTGCCTACAACCTGGCTTGTCCGCAGACGCCGACCAATGCGGAGCTCACGCGCGAGCTCGCCCGGCGTCTGCACCGCCCCGCGGTCTTGCGGGCTCCGGCCACGCCGATGCGATGGGTACTCGGCGAACAAGCAGTCGCCGTTCTCGGCTCGTCGCGCGTGCGGCCTGCGCGCCTGCTCGATGCCGGGTTCGAGTTCCGTGATCCCGATATCGGCTCGGTGCTGGACGCCGCGCTCGGTTAG